One Neisseria sicca genomic region harbors:
- a CDS encoding polysaccharide biosynthesis protein — MNLETLLSLPRNVKKTFFVIHDVLMIFIAFWFAQSLRVQYSDEWASMANWLAFGSTAFLTIALFVRLGLYRAVTRFVSTRVLTAAAFGSLISAVLFCLTTLVFERKLHLALPVVYFLLLVVCITSSRMILRAILTDRHKKQMAPVIIYGAGQSGRQLLEAIKQVNEYSAVAFVDDNPKIRRTVIYDLTVYGPEDIQSLIDRYGVEKILLAIPSSTQEERRRIIQSLEKYKCEVLTIPGMKDLVDGKIKVSALKKISVVDLLGRDPVAPRPELMGADITGKTVMVTGAGGSIGSELCRQILKCRPSKLLLFELSEFSLYSIDKELRETQAAAGSQIEVVPLLGSVQNKERLISVMTAYGVETVYHAAAYKHVPMVEFNTVEGIRNNVFGTLLCAQASVESGVSTFVLISTDKAVRPTNTMGASKRMAELCLQALAAEPGQQTRFCMVRFGNVLGSSGSVVPVFEKQIAEGGPITLTHQDITRYFMTIPEAAQLVIQAGAMGKGGDVFVLDMGESVKIIDLAKQMITLSGLKLKDAQHPDGDIEIKITGLRPGEKLYEELLIGDEVQKTTHPRIMTASEVMLPWAQLNDIIMRMDLACSNSDQQTLRALLLEAPAGFNPKDDICDLVWQQTH; from the coding sequence TTTGGAAACCCTGTTATCCCTGCCCCGCAACGTCAAGAAAACCTTCTTCGTCATCCACGACGTTTTGATGATTTTTATCGCCTTTTGGTTCGCGCAAAGCCTCCGAGTCCAATACTCCGACGAATGGGCAAGCATGGCGAACTGGCTTGCCTTCGGCTCGACTGCCTTTTTGACCATCGCGCTGTTTGTCAGACTGGGGCTGTACCGCGCCGTTACCCGCTTCGTCAGCACCCGCGTCCTGACCGCCGCCGCATTCGGCAGCCTGATTTCGGCAGTCTTGTTCTGCCTGACCACTCTGGTTTTCGAACGCAAACTGCACCTCGCCCTGCCCGTCGTTTATTTCTTGCTGCTGGTCGTCTGCATCACCAGTTCGCGCATGATTCTGCGCGCCATCCTGACCGACCGCCACAAAAAACAAATGGCGCCCGTCATCATTTACGGCGCAGGACAATCCGGCCGCCAACTGCTGGAAGCCATCAAACAGGTCAACGAATATTCCGCCGTCGCCTTTGTGGACGACAACCCCAAAATCCGCCGCACCGTCATCTACGACCTGACCGTCTATGGTCCTGAAGACATCCAATCGCTCATCGACCGCTACGGTGTGGAAAAAATCCTGCTCGCCATCCCCAGCTCTACTCAGGAAGAACGCCGCCGCATCATCCAAAGCCTCGAAAAATACAAATGCGAAGTGCTGACTATTCCGGGCATGAAAGACTTGGTGGACGGTAAAATCAAAGTCAGCGCGCTGAAAAAAATCTCCGTCGTCGATTTGCTCGGCCGCGACCCCGTCGCCCCGCGCCCCGAACTCATGGGTGCGGACATTACCGGCAAAACCGTGATGGTAACAGGAGCGGGCGGGTCCATCGGCTCCGAACTCTGCCGCCAAATCCTGAAATGCCGCCCGTCCAAATTACTGCTGTTCGAACTGTCCGAGTTCTCCCTGTACAGCATAGACAAAGAATTGCGCGAAACTCAGGCAGCCGCCGGCAGTCAAATCGAAGTCGTCCCCCTGCTCGGCTCCGTGCAAAATAAAGAACGCCTGATCAGCGTCATGACCGCGTACGGCGTTGAAACCGTCTATCATGCCGCCGCCTACAAACACGTCCCCATGGTCGAGTTCAACACCGTCGAAGGCATACGCAACAACGTCTTCGGCACGCTCTTGTGCGCCCAAGCCTCCGTCGAATCCGGCGTCAGCACCTTCGTGCTCATCTCCACTGACAAAGCCGTGCGCCCGACCAACACCATGGGCGCCAGCAAACGCATGGCGGAACTCTGCCTGCAGGCACTCGCCGCCGAACCCGGCCAACAGACCCGCTTCTGTATGGTGCGTTTTGGCAACGTTTTAGGCTCTTCAGGCTCCGTCGTCCCCGTGTTTGAAAAACAAATCGCCGAAGGCGGCCCCATCACCCTGACCCACCAAGACATCACCCGCTACTTCATGACCATCCCCGAAGCCGCCCAACTCGTCATTCAAGCGGGCGCGATGGGCAAAGGCGGCGACGTATTCGTGTTGGATATGGGCGAATCTGTTAAAATCATTGACTTAGCCAAACAAATGATTACGCTTAGCGGCCTGAAATTGAAAGATGCCCAACATCCCGACGGCGATATCGAAATTAAAATTACAGGACTGCGTCCGGGCGAAAAACTTTATGAAGAGTTGCTCATCGGAGACGAAGTGCAAAAAACCACTCATCCCCGAATTATGACCGCCAGCGAAGTAATGCTGCCATGGGCGCAATTAAATGACATAATTATGCGTATGGACTTAGCGTGCTCAAATTCAGACCAACAAACCCTGCGCGCCCTGCTGCTCGAAGCCCCCGCAGGCTTTAATCCCAAAGACGATATTTGCGATTTAGTTTGGCAGCAGACACATTAA
- a CDS encoding polysaccharide export protein, whose translation MKKQLALISLSLMALTACNSSTVIPGSTINTRNKTIVYENGETVADTKFDKRVAIYPITFGLVEKMRKPPVLSQNNGALERSKAAYRYHIGKGDVLNIMVWAHTDLNSPVQQSNPQTNQVSRGAWVDEGGYITYPLVGKIQAQGKTIDELQNILTGRLKRYLKNPQVAINVTEFRSQRVSVSGAVGQAGQLPITNVPMTILDAVNQAGGVAQNADTHNIKWTHNGVDRTISLQNIMQYGDMSQNHLLSNGDIVYVPNNSNSKVYVMGEVGRQATLPIGNHGLNLTQALGETGGMNQALADATGVFVIRRAPEDAAKPIHIYQLNLKDATAYALGSDFDLRPNDVVYVTAAPVTRWNRVVSQLTSFVSNVNAIDNTFK comes from the coding sequence ATGAAAAAACAGCTTGCCCTCATCAGCCTGTCCCTGATGGCACTGACCGCCTGCAACAGCAGCACCGTCATTCCCGGCTCCACCATCAACACACGCAACAAAACCATCGTTTACGAAAACGGCGAAACCGTAGCAGATACCAAATTCGACAAGCGCGTCGCCATCTATCCGATTACCTTCGGCCTCGTTGAAAAAATGCGCAAACCGCCAGTGTTGTCACAAAACAACGGTGCACTTGAGCGCAGCAAAGCCGCCTACCGCTACCACATCGGTAAAGGCGACGTATTGAACATCATGGTCTGGGCGCACACTGACCTCAATTCGCCCGTACAACAAAGCAACCCGCAAACCAACCAAGTCAGCCGTGGCGCATGGGTGGACGAAGGCGGCTACATCACCTATCCACTGGTCGGCAAAATCCAAGCGCAAGGCAAAACCATAGACGAGCTGCAAAACATCCTGACAGGTCGTCTGAAACGCTATCTTAAAAATCCCCAAGTCGCCATCAACGTAACCGAATTCCGCTCGCAACGCGTATCCGTTTCCGGCGCCGTCGGACAAGCAGGACAACTGCCGATTACCAACGTCCCCATGACCATCCTCGATGCCGTCAACCAAGCGGGCGGCGTGGCGCAAAATGCCGACACCCACAACATCAAATGGACGCACAACGGCGTTGACCGCACCATCTCCCTGCAAAACATCATGCAGTACGGCGATATGTCGCAAAACCACCTCTTAAGCAACGGCGACATCGTTTACGTTCCGAACAACAGCAACAGCAAAGTGTACGTTATGGGCGAAGTCGGCCGCCAAGCCACCCTGCCTATCGGCAACCACGGCCTGAACCTCACTCAAGCCTTGGGTGAAACCGGCGGCATGAACCAAGCCTTGGCAGACGCAACCGGCGTCTTCGTCATCCGCCGTGCGCCCGAAGATGCGGCCAAGCCTATCCACATTTACCAACTTAACCTGAAAGACGCGACCGCTTACGCCTTGGGCAGCGACTTCGACCTGCGTCCGAACGACGTTGTTTATGTGACTGCCGCCCCAGTTACCCGTTGGAACCGCGTAGTGTCGCAATTGACCAGCTTCGTCAGCAACGTCAACGCTATCGACAACACGTTCAAATAA
- a CDS encoding arsenate reductase/protein-tyrosine-phosphatase family protein: protein MFQNILVVCMGNICRSPIAERILQKKLPGHRVSSAGINALAGKDADFQAIKTALKHGVVVAGHTARQLTPEMCNAADLILVMEPAHIDMVADILPSARGKTILLAQWLPKKNIPDPFKQSSEMFEAVFQQIQSAAETWAEKLNGPTPA, encoded by the coding sequence ATGTTTCAAAATATTTTAGTAGTATGCATGGGAAATATCTGCCGCTCCCCGATAGCGGAGCGCATCTTGCAGAAAAAGCTGCCCGGACACCGTGTCAGTTCGGCCGGCATCAACGCATTGGCGGGAAAAGATGCCGACTTCCAAGCCATTAAAACCGCCCTTAAACACGGCGTAGTCGTTGCCGGACACACCGCCCGCCAACTGACTCCTGAAATGTGCAATGCAGCAGACCTGATTTTGGTGATGGAGCCGGCCCATATCGATATGGTTGCCGACATCCTGCCTTCCGCGCGCGGGAAAACCATCCTGCTCGCCCAATGGCTGCCCAAGAAAAACATACCCGACCCGTTCAAACAAAGCAGCGAAATGTTTGAAGCCGTATTCCAACAAATACAAAGCGCAGCCGAGACTTGGGCTGAAAAATTGAACGGACCAACCCCGGCATAA